GCAATCGCATCCGCTGTAGCGGCGGTCGtgcgaggaaaaaagaaagaaacagtaaaCTAGTCTTCGTGCATCcgcagcagcggcattgcattgcattagcctctctaCAATGCCCGAATAAAGCCTTCCGAGTAATTTTGTGGACATTTAAGTAACACAAACTGGTGCTTCCAACTCCTTAGGCACTCACGCAAAACTGCGCTGTATATGGATTCCAACACGTTGGACCTGCTGCAGTTCTAGACTGCGCTATCTTCAGGATCTGCCAACGACAACGTGATGGCTGTTGCAGAAAACTAGGATACAGAAAACGGGGTTGCACTCTCCAAGAATCCTTCGCATCATAACTTAACCATAAACAACAATAACGCAACGCAAAAGAagtgtccgacgattacgatactccctaatgcgaaatttgagcgcagctctatacgtgtttcaaTTTCACTATATAGTGAGGCAAATGAGTTGAGACTGAAATCACCGCACCCACTGGCAGTGGGCCACTGCCCTGAGCGCCTTCGCTGTCCAGCTCGTACCTGACAACCCAGCGCAGCCTGGTACAGCAGGCAAGGGCAGCAGTACAGGCCACAGGGGCTCTGAAATGAGTTCTCCATCCGCCGCCCAAGTCTTCGACAACTACTTCTTTCCcttcgaaataaatgtttctactactactacttcgcAGACGGGGGGACTTTATGGGAACGCTGGACGTTgaacggcatcggagccagctgtgggagaagacgacgacgacgaacgcacaaGTAATGGCGCGAGCGCGTTCACGCAGTTACGTCGAgagacgccgacgctcaacccaggaacggggacctaagagctgcgcttcaaaagaaaagttaaattatggggttttacttacAAAACCGATGACCTCACTATTAGGCTGGTCATAGTACGGAGCTATGGATTAGGTATGACCACATGGGGTACAATATCATGCAATAGTACATGGTGCACGCaaattcttgcatttcacccctatcgaaatgcggtcgctgcAGCCGAGTATCGAACCCCATCATCGTGTGCAGCAGTGTAACGACATACCAGCTAAGCCGCCATGGTAGGCCACGCAAAGCAACGCGCTCGCATGGAAATATTTACAGGCAATCTTGTAACAGAAATCCGAGTGGTGGTGAGGTGAGACTACCATACGTCTAGGCATACCCCCGAAAAAGCTGAACGCCGAAGTCAACTACGTCACCCGGCAAAGGCCTTGAATAATTTGCGTTCTCCCAGTACCAACATGAGCCTCGgactatttcttttctttctaaattccgtcccacaaccttcgcagcTCGGAAGACGCAACATGAAATCGTCGCAACAGACGCAATCAAACCGAGGCGACTAGAAGCGGCTGCTTGGCTTATATCGTGGCAAGGACCCACATGTATCCTATATTAATGATGACTAGGCTCCAcgattgtcacgtgacgctcacTCTTACTTTTACTCTTTCCACCGTGGTTGTATGCCTCACTAGAATGCATTCGACGCGCCGGCAAGTCCGGCCCACTCGACATTATCCTAGGAAATTGTTCTTCGACGAAGGCGAAGCTACCGCGGCGGAGCTGGTGGTCGTGCGCTATCATGCCGTGCAGCTTGAATGCGTCTTCAGTTTCATTACAGTGTAAATAAACAGGGTGACTTATACTTTGGCAATGGCAGACACAGCTTCATCGGCGTACGCATGCACAACCGTACGTTGCCGAAGTTTGTCACAAGGCCTTGGGGTCAGCAGAGCGGTGGGCCAGCACTCAAATAATAATGGGCAAAAATCCCACAGGCTTAAAAAGATTCGATACATAGAACTAAAGAATTAAAACTACGCACTACATCGGGAAAATTACGCTTATTTTGAAGTAAAGAAACCAGCCACGATTTATCCGATCACGCTCAAAACGCCGCGGATATGTTGCAGAACTATTCCCAACAGCAGTGTCGAACGAGCAGGGTTAAGCGTGAGTCTTTGGCTAGTGAACTACCGCTTATAGATAGAAAATGCATTGAGCGCTACTACATCACGTATCGGCTATTTCGTGATTCGCAGATGTGCTCTTGCTGTTAGTGCTTCGTGTTTTTCCTTTATGAACTCTTAGAATGGGGATTCGAATTTTTCTTCTTAACCAAGGTTTCTAAGTATACGGCTTTCTCTGCGCCCGCACTCTCCACGTTTCACAGctaatgaaaaacaagaaacgcTGAACTTATTAATGCGTACCTTGTACAGGTTCAGGTCGAGGTGCACGCCGTCGTAGCTGAGAACCAAGCAGCGCAGCCTCTCGTTGAAACCGAGCAGCTCTCCCAGTCCTTCGGGCGGGTCGCAATCAGTGGCGCCCAAGCGCAGCTCCCGCACGTTGCAGCGGCTGAGGAAATCGAGCGAGCCGAATCGCGGCACCCCGATGAACGTGAGCCGGCCTCCGTTGTGGCTGACAGCCAGCTCGGCCGCGTCGTCGGCATCCACGTCGAGGCCTTCCCGGCAGCGCTCGCAACTGGCGACGTCGGCGTACACTCGGACGTCCAAGTCGTTGAGCGAGGGGCAGGCGAGGGCGAGACGGCCGAGCGCCCCCTGCCGTCGGATGCCGCAGGGCGACGCCGACAGCGCCGTCAGCGACGTCAACCCGGCGTCCTGCAAGACTGCGGTCATGTCCAAGTTGTCGGCGCAGTGGAATGAGTTGACGTTCAGCTCGGTCATGTGTTCGTACTCGCCGTGCCCGTTGATGCTCCTGAACTGCTGCAAGAAGTAGACTAGGGCGTCGTGGTAGGCGCCACTGGCGCACGGATACTGCAAGTTGTTGAACATCCCGAGCAGAACGAGGCAAAGGCTTTTCACGCTAGTCCACTCGTTCGTAACGCCCGCTTGGCGCATTTGCTCTGTCGCAGTGCTGCTGGGGCGTACCACCACGAGCGTCTGATGGTTCGGCAGTGCCTGTTTACGCTCGCAGAGATCACGCATCAGCCAGCAGTTCCCAGTAGTGTGTGGGTCCCGAGTGCACAGCACGTTTCCGCAGAGGACGCCGCAGTCTGCGGAGTTCATGTGCGGATAGGCAAATTGGCACGCCGTCGAAGGAACCTCGGACGTGAACGTGAAGCGGCGTAGGCTCTGATGACTTTCCCACAACCTCCTGCATTTGTCGCTGGCATCCCCGAACTGCCCCCGAAGAAAGTGAACGTGCAAGTCGTTCAGGTTGGGAAAGTGCAGCATCAGGTCACTGACAATGTCGATGTTGTCGCTGCCAGCGACTTCGACGTATATGGACTGAAGGCTCGGAAATTGTGGGGCGAAGTTGCACCTCGCCAGGTTGCGAATCGAGCGGGCCTGGAGTGGAGACAAACGTTCGTCTATCGTGAACTCGAGAGTTTCCAACTTCTTCAGCGCCGGGAGGAGCAGTATTCGGACGTCGTACGGCTTTAACAAACTAGCGACGCAGCGAAGACACCGCAGCTCCGTGAAGCTACTTATCAAGGTGCAAAGGCGGGACGGGTTCGCGACCACGCAGTTTCGGAGCTGCAGCTCCGAGACTTCGTGGCGATGGTACGTAGCCAGTTTTTTCACCAGCACGTCCACTGTCTGGGCGGCGGCCATACTGAGCATCATGGCGACGACGTTGGGCGATGTCACGCACAAACAGATGTGGAGAAAAATACTTGGCAGCTCGGCCGGTGAAACCGGCCGTTGGTCTATCCGCATTGACGACGCTACATGGTCGAAGCAGCAGGTTTTCGGTGCGCGCCATGTCGTGAATCAAGTGACTACGAAATTTATCTGGAATCTGAAGGTGCTTTCTGGGATATCACAGTCACGTTGATTAGGTCGCGTTATAGGCAGTGAATTGTTATCGctgttttcattctttttgcACGCGCGTATGTTTTTGCGTTTGTAGGTTCGAAAACGATTGAGCAACATGGTGATAATAAGTTGATTAAGGTAGCCACAGCACGTTGGCAAGAAATGCCGATAGCGGTGGGCACACGCGCATAataaagtgcgcatgcgcaattcCACGTAGTCGAAAGAAGGTGCTTGCTTCGTTGAAGGGCGCAAGAATACAGCTTGGCAAAACCTCGAAGTTCCCGTGTTATTTGACCCGCCCTTTACATGTACAGACCCTTCTTTTCCATAATGGCTATATTGATTCATTTAAAGTGCACTTTTTATACATCCTTTTATTCCCATTTTTCTGGCCGCATGCATATGctgtttttattttcattttgttaGCGGCGATTTACCATTTCACTATGTAAAAATATTTAATTTGTAATGACATTTAAGAGAACAGGTGATAATTAGTCTAGCAGCAGTGAACAGCCCGAGCTCTATTGCTTGTTTTGGTTTGGGATAGTGCTTACGGATATGGCTCAACCCACCTTAGTTTTGCCTGTTGCGCGGGAGGACCATAAACGTAAAAAGATTTCAGATTGAAGAGAAATAGGAACAACTCAGTGGCAGACCTGCACCGACAATTTAAAGTGTCTAGGGTAATTTTGTGCTCTGAAAATACTTACCCAATACTTGCCTTCCCTGAATTTTTATAGTTTACACTTGGCATGTAGTTGCTATTCCCCGGTGTCTTTGGCGAATCATGCAAAACACGGGGAGTTTAGTTCGTTGAAGAAGGAGGTGGGTCGTATTGGACGAATGATAACTGTTTCATCTCTGCAGCCTATTTGCAACCCTTGTAGAAAGGCATTTATTCAAGTCTTCCAGAGTGTAATACTGCCACTGCACGCTATATATCTCAACAACTGCACAAGACACCGAAGTCAACTTCGGTGGAAACAGAGGTAGGGTTAAGTGTAATGTGTGGCGAAACTTTTGTATTCCTGGTATAAATAGAAGCACTTCCAGGAATTACTGaaccctcgtttttttttttcatgcgttgGAAGGTTTATTTATGTTTAATTGTACAAGTATCTGAGAGCACCAAAGGGTATtattacagggggggggggggattcttaacgaaaagaaaaa
This genomic window from Dermacentor albipictus isolate Rhodes 1998 colony chromosome 9, USDA_Dalb.pri_finalv2, whole genome shotgun sequence contains:
- the LOC135914628 gene encoding uncharacterized protein, coding for MRIDQRPVSPAELPSIFLHICLCVTSPNVVAMMLSMAAAQTVDVLVKKLATYHRHEVSELQLRNCVVANPSRLCTLISSFTELRCLRCVASLLKPYDVRILLLPALKKLETLEFTIDERLSPLQARSIRNLARCNFAPQFPSLQSIYVEVAGSDNIDIVSDLMLHFPNLNDLHVHFLRGQFGDASDKCRRLWESHQSLRRFTFTSEVPSTACQFAYPHMNSADCGVLCGNVLCTRDPHTTGNCWLMRDLCERKQALPNHQTLVVVRPSSTATEQMRQAGVTNEWTSVKSLCLVLLGMFNNLQYPCASGAYHDALVYFLQQFRSINGHGEYEHMTELNVNSFHCADNLDMTAVLQDAGLTSLTALSASPCGIRRQGALGRLALACPSLNDLDVRVYADVASCERCREGLDVDADDAAELAVSHNGGRLTFIGVPRFGSLDFLSRCNVRELRLGATDCDPPEGLGELLGFNERLRCLVLSYDGVHLDLNLYKNLKGLRNLRLLSVLSTACYDNIYPRAYMQSVGSFMERLKVFHVHFTDTKGNTERLTWVRRAPTVVEQVYRLGPLLIAPVFFGRVLTGAPCVVCTTQTFIGLVKPKYRGVHTKF